The window ACGAGACGCTTCATGAGATCGGCGCGCAGGCGGGGATCGCCTGCGTCCGGGCCGCCGCGATGCTGCCCCTTGCCAGCGGGCCGCATCGACGTTCCTGCCGGTTCGCGGTCCATGAGTCCCTCCGCCCCCCGTCCATGGCGGGACCAATGATGCGGGAGAGTGCGTCAAAGATATTGACGGAAAGGCCAAAGACTCCTTTTCAAAACGATGGAAGTTTCCGCCGCGCGCGGCCCCGGCGCCTCAGCCGTCGCGCATCCGAACGCGATGTTCGCCCGTGTAGACGGTGAAGCGCGGCCCGCGTACGAACCCCACCAGCGTCATGCCGAACGCCTCGGCCGTTTCGCATGCGAGGCTCGACGGCGCGGAGACCGCGGCGAGGACCGGGACGCCCGCGGCCGCGGCCTTCTGCACGATCTCGAAGCTGGCCCGGCCGCTGACCATGAGGAGATGCCGGTCAAGCGGCAGGTGCCGTCCCAGGAAGGCGTGTCCGACGAGTTTGTCCACCGCGTTGTGGCGGCCGATGTCTTCCCGGACCGTGAGCAGCCGGCCGTCGCGGTCGAACCACCCGGCGGCGTGGAGGCCGCCGGTCTTCTCGAAGACGGCCTGGGCGGCCCGGAGCGCGTCCCCCAGCCGGCCGAGTGTGGCGTCGTCAACCGTGAGATCCTCGCCGCGCACGGCGCGGATGCCCCGGACGTGGATCGCCTCGATGGAGGCCTTCCCGCAGACCCCGCAGCTCGAACTGGTGTAGAAGTGGCGACGGAGGCGTTCGGGGTCGTAGGGAACCCCCGGCCGGAGGGCCACGTTGACGATGTTGTACTGCTGCGCGCCGTCGACGGACGGCTCCGTGCAGTAACTGATCGCGCGCACGTCGTCGGGCGAGCGGAGCAATCCTTCGGTATAGAGAAAGCCGGCGGCGAGCTCGAAGTCATGTCCCGGCGTCCGCATCGTGACCGAAATCGGGACGGCCGGTCCGCCGTCGGGGGGGTAGATCCGAATCTCGAGCGGCTCTTCCACCGCCAGCACGTCCGTCCGCGCCTGGACGCGCGTCTCCCGGGCCTGCAGGACCCGCCGCCGCACCGTGCTGGTCCGCGCGGCCGGCGGCGCGGCGTCCCAAAACCGGTTGGGAGACGACGGCATTGACACCTCGCGCGGGGATCCACCACGGGCGGCCCCGCCGTGCGCCCATCGTAGCATCGGCTCCGGAGAACCGTCAAACGAGTTGCCGGGCCGGCCGTCGGCAGGTATAGTAGGGTATGTTGAGAATCGGATGAGGGGCGGCGTCGCGGCTCGGACCACCCTTGCACCCGTCGCAGCCGACATCATCGCCGCAAAGAGAGGCCGCTCATGACATCGACGCCGCGAGGTCCGGTCCGGCGAAACCCCGCGGGTCGTGCGCGGGACGGGGGCCTCACGGCGGGGCAGCGGCGGGCGCTGCGCCGGACGGTCCTGGCCGTCATACTCACCGGTGCGGCCCTCGTTCTCGCGGCGGGAGGGCTCCTCGTCGGCGCGGCCGTCGCGATCAGCACGCACTTGCCGTCCATCGATGCGCTCTACGATCTGCCCAGCGAGGCCACGCGGATCTACGCCGCCGACGGCCAGCTGATTGCGAGCCTGTACCGCGAGAATCGGGACAGCGTGCCGCTCTCGCAGGTCTCGCACACGCTGCAGCGCGCGGTCATCGACACCGAAGACGCCGAATTCTACCGGCACCGCGGCATTTCGCTCAAGGGCGTGCTGCGGGCCGGACTGCGCAACCTCCACGACCGGGGCTACGCCGAGGGCGGCAGCACGATCACCCAGCAGCTTGCGCGCAACATGTTCCTGACCAGCGAAAAGTCCCTCACGCGCAAGATCGCCGAGATCCTCCTGGCCGTCCAGATCGAGCGCCGGCTGACCAAGGACGAGATTCTCGCGCGATACCTCAACCAGGTGTACTTCGGCCAGGGCGCCTACGGCGTGCAGACCGCGGCGGAACTGTACTTCGGCAAGCCGGCGAGCGCGCTCTCGCTGCCCGAAAGCGCCCTGCTGGCCGGGCTCATCCGGGCGCCGTCCTACTACTCGCCCTACGAACATCTGGATCGCGCCCGCACGCGGATGGGAGAGGTGCTTTTCCGCATGGAGGAGCAGGGCGACATCTCCGCGGCGCAGGACCGCGCCGCCCTCGCCGCGCCGCTGCACTTCGCGAAGAAGACCGACGCCG is drawn from bacterium and contains these coding sequences:
- the fdhD gene encoding formate dehydrogenase accessory sulfurtransferase FdhD — protein: MPSSPNRFWDAAPPAARTSTVRRRVLQARETRVQARTDVLAVEEPLEIRIYPPDGGPAVPISVTMRTPGHDFELAAGFLYTEGLLRSPDDVRAISYCTEPSVDGAQQYNIVNVALRPGVPYDPERLRRHFYTSSSCGVCGKASIEAIHVRGIRAVRGEDLTVDDATLGRLGDALRAAQAVFEKTGGLHAAGWFDRDGRLLTVREDIGRHNAVDKLVGHAFLGRHLPLDRHLLMVSGRASFEIVQKAAAAGVPVLAAVSAPSSLACETAEAFGMTLVGFVRGPRFTVYTGEHRVRMRDG